In Corylus avellana chromosome ca2, CavTom2PMs-1.0, the following proteins share a genomic window:
- the LOC132170825 gene encoding uncharacterized protein LOC132170825 isoform X1, which yields MAEDDEDESFGDFHFASFPNPIVHSVPTQFSVRNSSSSSSNSWGEFIDTPKSDLSGGAVHSVPANNNTSKPDYSGPVRVDPEKVQWAKPRGALPLSIFGELEEEGKEEEGSGAGESRVGDGGTVFSDNKIGNSERKGSGLNVNDLIANLYGQNQQINAPNGSNVNSNGSEFNNTMNGFGSDLLEGNVGSDDFDDDGWEFKAAEPESRIANGHSKVKEEGIFESSGLKVEATAQIDQEIQVEGKRWENTEGAMPTFGFGNGVHGPGDLFLVSNGTSHRSGEWGFGFDFNSSPMTKQDGFILDSFSKSKDNDIANGMNSSSADKKVDSVEDFWEFKDACPETGSQPKLEEPKVADTSLAGVEAKIFDGDGVSVSVDLFAGSDGVSQNSRKWDSGFNFNPSFMKDIVLDSYSKGKQSDLISSLSDEKVGANENFCEFKDAFSESGSKHKSEEPKVADSSPACVEALTYDVNCASNPKDSFVASNGVSPKSVELEFGFNFNPTSVTKDDIISESYSKSKQNGLNSSTVDENDESGENFEEFRDAFSETGSKHEEEFKVADYSPAGAEAPAFSVEIQRNEFRSENHREPLPMAIFSDRNLDSDDPFILKDASTVTPASNPRDSIKSPGSNISISDLISSLYSQAEQNASVNHIPKASDHGMHSTTTMLESDLVNTDDDFDEDSWDFKAAISGTRAEDGSSDIDLVDSEKKLSTTLELNDCVDFYCKLKDELCSVVLYHLDNLKKAQSTATLSGEEAEAKSLDEEIKEFYNELYKDNLIAKEVQSENLSPRDICFSSFLEVLQEPKFQAIESEYQLSRRLSLAEKEVRSAIEVLKDVASTLTILKLGSMEEQQYYVSTWSNIVSICIEELKHGALIWKQSIQKNIQSQIFSEPQGKRYILALGEIYRVVEVLGASTKLYKPWILLSSGDASLLVGLLSECYSIWSSSGLEDALKSISDHIDFEYDGTIKALLESINYIHNIDALALQNHVFSGQPMCRLSALTAGTVPGLKLVVWNGEHYFLTLANLWANLISCDSPKLPRIHGSL from the exons ATGGCGGAGGACGACGAAGACGAGAGCTTCGGGGACTTCCATTTCGCATCGTTCCCAAATCCCATCGTCCATTCGGTTCCCACCCAATTCAGCGTCCGGaattcctcctcctcctcctccaatTCATGGGGCGAGTTCATAGACACCCCCAAATCCGACCTCTCCGGTGGTGCCGTCCATTCGGTTCCCGCCAACAACAACACCTCTAAACCCGATTATAGTGGGCCGGTCCGGGTCGATCCGGAGAAGGTCCAGTGGGCGAAGCCGCGGGGAGCTCTGCCCTTGTCTATATTTGGggaattggaagaggaagggaAAGAAGAGGAGGGATCTGGTGCGGGCGAATCTAGAGTTGGTGATGGTGGAACCGTTTTCTCTGACAACAAAATAGGCAATTCTGAGAGAAAAGGATCGGGTTTGAatgttaatgatttgattgcaAATTTGTATGGCCAGAATCAGCAAATCAACGCCCCCAACGGGTCGAATGTGAATTCAAATGGATCTGAGTTTAACAACACTATGAATGGTTTTGGTTCGGATTTGCTCGAAGGGAATGTGGGTTctgatgattttgatgatgatgggtGGGAATTCAAGGCTGCAGAACCCGAATCTCGGATCGCAAATGGGCATTCTAAGGTAAAG GAAGAAGGGATTTTTGAATCATCAGGACTGAAAGTAGAAGCAACTGCACAGATAGACCAAGAAATCCAG GTTGAAGGGAAAAGATGGGAAAATACTGAGGGGGCCATGCCTACATTTGGGTTTGGCAATGGTGTGCATGGTCCTGGCGATTTGTTTTTGGTGTCAAATGGGACTTCTCACAGAAGTGGTGAAtggggttttgggtttgatttcAACTCGAGTCCTATGACTAAGCAAGATGGTTTTATCTTGGATTCATTTTCCAAAAGCAAGGACAATGATATTGCAAATGGGATGAACTCTTCTTCAGCTGATAAAAAAGTTGATTCTGTGGAAGATTTTTGGGAATTCAAGGATGCATGTCCAGAAACTGGATCACAGCCTAAGTTG GAGGAACCAAAGGTTGCTGATACATCTCTCGCTGGTGTAGAAGCAAAAATATTTGATGGTGATGGTGTTAGTGTATCTGTTGATTTATTTGCTGGATCAGATGGGGTCTCTCAAAATTCTAGGAAATGGGACTCTGGATTTAATTTCAACCCGAGTTTTATGAAAGATATCGTCTTGGATTCATACTCTAAAGGCAAACAGAGTGATTTGATATCATCTCTTTCTGATGAGAAAGTTGGTGCCAACGAGAACTTTTGTGAATTTAAGGATGCATTTTCAGAATCTGGATCTAAACATAAATCA GAAGAGCCAAAGGTTGCTGATAGTTCTCCTGCTTGTGTAGAAGCACTTACTTATGATGTCAATTGTGCAAGCAATCCTAAAGATTCATTCGTAGCATCAAATGGGGTTTCTCCCAAATCTGTGGAATTGGAATTTGGATTTAATTTCAATCCAACTTCTGTGACTAAAGATGATATTATCTCTGAGTCTTACTCTAAAAGCAAGCAGAATGGTTTGAATTCCTCGACAGTTGATGAGAACGATGAATCTGGTGAGAACTTTGAGGAATTCAGGGATGCATTTTCAGAAACCGGATCAAAGCATGAG gAAGAGTTCAAGGTTGCTGATTATTCTCCTGCTGGTGCAGAAGCACCTGCTTTTAGTGTTGAAATCCAG AGGAATGAGTTCAGGTCTGAGAATCATAGAGAACCCTTGCCCATGGCCATTTTCAGTGATAGAAACCTGGATTCTGACGATCCCTTTATCCTTAAAGATGCTTCTACTGTTACACCCGCCTCCAACCCAAGAGATAGCATCAAAAGTCCCGGTTCTAATATATCTATCAGTGATCTCATATCAAGTCTGTACAGTCAAGCTGAGCAGAATGCTTCTGTTAATCATATACCAAAAGCAAGTGACCACGGGATGCATTCCACCACAACAATGTTGGAATCTGATTTAGTCAACACTGATGATGATTTTGATGAAGATTCCTGGGATTTTAAGGCTGCCATTTCAGGTACCAGAGCTGAAGACGGAAGTTCTGATATTGATCTTGTAGATTCAGAGAAAAAACTTTCGACCACATTAGAGCTAAATGATTGTGTCGATTTCTATTGCAAATTAAAGGATGAATTGTGCTCAGTTGTACTGTATCATCTTGATAATTTGAAG AAAGCTCAAAGTACTGCTACTCTTTCTGGTGAAGAGGCAGAAGCAAAATCTCTTGATGAGGAAATAAAG GAATTCTATAATGAACTCTACAAAGATAATTTGATCGCTAAAGAAGTGCAGTCAGAGAATCTATCACCAAGAGATATTTGCTTCAGCAGTTTTCTAGAAGTTCTGCAGGAACCAAAGTTCCAAGCTATTGAGTCAGAATATCAGTTATCAAGAAGATTGTCATTG gcaGAAAAGGAAGTGAGGTCAGCTATTGAAGTCCTAAAAGATGTGGCATCAACACTAACGATTCTAAAATTGGGATCAATGGAGGAGCAACAATATTATGTTTCGACATGGTCTAATATAGTCTCTATTTGTATCGAAGAGCTGAAACATGGAGCCTTAATTTGGAAGCAGTCAATACAAAAGAACATACAAAGTCAAATTTTCTCTGAACCTCAAG GGAAGCGGTATATCCTTGCCCTTGGAGAAATTTACAGAGTAGTTGAAGTTCTTGGAGCCTCAACCAAGCTTTACAAGCCATGGATACTTTTATCTTCTGGTGATGCCAGTCTCTTGGTTGGTCTTCTAAGTGAGTGTTATAGTATATGGTCAAGTTCAGGACTTGAAGATGCTCTCAAGAGTATTTCTGATCACATTGATTTTGAGTATGATGGAACTATAAAGGCACTGCTGGAATCTATCAACTATATTCATAATATTGATGCACTTGCTCTTCAAAACCATGTTTTCTCTGGACAACCTATGTGTCGTTTGTCGGCCTTAACTGCAGGAACAGTGCCAG GCTTGAAGCTAGTGGTTTGGAATGGGGAGCACTACTTTCTTACTCTTGCAAACTTGTGGGCAAATCTTATAAGTTGTGATTCTCCTAAGTTGCCACGAATTCACGGTAGCTTATGA
- the LOC132170825 gene encoding uncharacterized protein LOC132170825 isoform X2, whose amino-acid sequence MAEDDEDESFGDFHFASFPNPIVHSVPTQFSVRNSSSSSSNSWGEFIDTPKSDLSGGAVHSVPANNNTSKPDYSGPVRVDPEKVQWAKPRGALPLSIFGELEEEGKEEEGSGAGESRVGDGGTVFSDNKIGNSERKGSGLNVNDLIANLYGQNQQINAPNGSNVNSNGSEFNNTMNGFGSDLLEGNVGSDDFDDDGWEFKAAEPESRIANGHSKEEGIFESSGLKVEATAQIDQEIQVEGKRWENTEGAMPTFGFGNGVHGPGDLFLVSNGTSHRSGEWGFGFDFNSSPMTKQDGFILDSFSKSKDNDIANGMNSSSADKKVDSVEDFWEFKDACPETGSQPKLEEPKVADTSLAGVEAKIFDGDGVSVSVDLFAGSDGVSQNSRKWDSGFNFNPSFMKDIVLDSYSKGKQSDLISSLSDEKVGANENFCEFKDAFSESGSKHKSEEPKVADSSPACVEALTYDVNCASNPKDSFVASNGVSPKSVELEFGFNFNPTSVTKDDIISESYSKSKQNGLNSSTVDENDESGENFEEFRDAFSETGSKHEEEFKVADYSPAGAEAPAFSVEIQRNEFRSENHREPLPMAIFSDRNLDSDDPFILKDASTVTPASNPRDSIKSPGSNISISDLISSLYSQAEQNASVNHIPKASDHGMHSTTTMLESDLVNTDDDFDEDSWDFKAAISGTRAEDGSSDIDLVDSEKKLSTTLELNDCVDFYCKLKDELCSVVLYHLDNLKKAQSTATLSGEEAEAKSLDEEIKEFYNELYKDNLIAKEVQSENLSPRDICFSSFLEVLQEPKFQAIESEYQLSRRLSLAEKEVRSAIEVLKDVASTLTILKLGSMEEQQYYVSTWSNIVSICIEELKHGALIWKQSIQKNIQSQIFSEPQGKRYILALGEIYRVVEVLGASTKLYKPWILLSSGDASLLVGLLSECYSIWSSSGLEDALKSISDHIDFEYDGTIKALLESINYIHNIDALALQNHVFSGQPMCRLSALTAGTVPGLKLVVWNGEHYFLTLANLWANLISCDSPKLPRIHGSL is encoded by the exons ATGGCGGAGGACGACGAAGACGAGAGCTTCGGGGACTTCCATTTCGCATCGTTCCCAAATCCCATCGTCCATTCGGTTCCCACCCAATTCAGCGTCCGGaattcctcctcctcctcctccaatTCATGGGGCGAGTTCATAGACACCCCCAAATCCGACCTCTCCGGTGGTGCCGTCCATTCGGTTCCCGCCAACAACAACACCTCTAAACCCGATTATAGTGGGCCGGTCCGGGTCGATCCGGAGAAGGTCCAGTGGGCGAAGCCGCGGGGAGCTCTGCCCTTGTCTATATTTGGggaattggaagaggaagggaAAGAAGAGGAGGGATCTGGTGCGGGCGAATCTAGAGTTGGTGATGGTGGAACCGTTTTCTCTGACAACAAAATAGGCAATTCTGAGAGAAAAGGATCGGGTTTGAatgttaatgatttgattgcaAATTTGTATGGCCAGAATCAGCAAATCAACGCCCCCAACGGGTCGAATGTGAATTCAAATGGATCTGAGTTTAACAACACTATGAATGGTTTTGGTTCGGATTTGCTCGAAGGGAATGTGGGTTctgatgattttgatgatgatgggtGGGAATTCAAGGCTGCAGAACCCGAATCTCGGATCGCAAATGGGCATTCTAAG GAAGAAGGGATTTTTGAATCATCAGGACTGAAAGTAGAAGCAACTGCACAGATAGACCAAGAAATCCAG GTTGAAGGGAAAAGATGGGAAAATACTGAGGGGGCCATGCCTACATTTGGGTTTGGCAATGGTGTGCATGGTCCTGGCGATTTGTTTTTGGTGTCAAATGGGACTTCTCACAGAAGTGGTGAAtggggttttgggtttgatttcAACTCGAGTCCTATGACTAAGCAAGATGGTTTTATCTTGGATTCATTTTCCAAAAGCAAGGACAATGATATTGCAAATGGGATGAACTCTTCTTCAGCTGATAAAAAAGTTGATTCTGTGGAAGATTTTTGGGAATTCAAGGATGCATGTCCAGAAACTGGATCACAGCCTAAGTTG GAGGAACCAAAGGTTGCTGATACATCTCTCGCTGGTGTAGAAGCAAAAATATTTGATGGTGATGGTGTTAGTGTATCTGTTGATTTATTTGCTGGATCAGATGGGGTCTCTCAAAATTCTAGGAAATGGGACTCTGGATTTAATTTCAACCCGAGTTTTATGAAAGATATCGTCTTGGATTCATACTCTAAAGGCAAACAGAGTGATTTGATATCATCTCTTTCTGATGAGAAAGTTGGTGCCAACGAGAACTTTTGTGAATTTAAGGATGCATTTTCAGAATCTGGATCTAAACATAAATCA GAAGAGCCAAAGGTTGCTGATAGTTCTCCTGCTTGTGTAGAAGCACTTACTTATGATGTCAATTGTGCAAGCAATCCTAAAGATTCATTCGTAGCATCAAATGGGGTTTCTCCCAAATCTGTGGAATTGGAATTTGGATTTAATTTCAATCCAACTTCTGTGACTAAAGATGATATTATCTCTGAGTCTTACTCTAAAAGCAAGCAGAATGGTTTGAATTCCTCGACAGTTGATGAGAACGATGAATCTGGTGAGAACTTTGAGGAATTCAGGGATGCATTTTCAGAAACCGGATCAAAGCATGAG gAAGAGTTCAAGGTTGCTGATTATTCTCCTGCTGGTGCAGAAGCACCTGCTTTTAGTGTTGAAATCCAG AGGAATGAGTTCAGGTCTGAGAATCATAGAGAACCCTTGCCCATGGCCATTTTCAGTGATAGAAACCTGGATTCTGACGATCCCTTTATCCTTAAAGATGCTTCTACTGTTACACCCGCCTCCAACCCAAGAGATAGCATCAAAAGTCCCGGTTCTAATATATCTATCAGTGATCTCATATCAAGTCTGTACAGTCAAGCTGAGCAGAATGCTTCTGTTAATCATATACCAAAAGCAAGTGACCACGGGATGCATTCCACCACAACAATGTTGGAATCTGATTTAGTCAACACTGATGATGATTTTGATGAAGATTCCTGGGATTTTAAGGCTGCCATTTCAGGTACCAGAGCTGAAGACGGAAGTTCTGATATTGATCTTGTAGATTCAGAGAAAAAACTTTCGACCACATTAGAGCTAAATGATTGTGTCGATTTCTATTGCAAATTAAAGGATGAATTGTGCTCAGTTGTACTGTATCATCTTGATAATTTGAAG AAAGCTCAAAGTACTGCTACTCTTTCTGGTGAAGAGGCAGAAGCAAAATCTCTTGATGAGGAAATAAAG GAATTCTATAATGAACTCTACAAAGATAATTTGATCGCTAAAGAAGTGCAGTCAGAGAATCTATCACCAAGAGATATTTGCTTCAGCAGTTTTCTAGAAGTTCTGCAGGAACCAAAGTTCCAAGCTATTGAGTCAGAATATCAGTTATCAAGAAGATTGTCATTG gcaGAAAAGGAAGTGAGGTCAGCTATTGAAGTCCTAAAAGATGTGGCATCAACACTAACGATTCTAAAATTGGGATCAATGGAGGAGCAACAATATTATGTTTCGACATGGTCTAATATAGTCTCTATTTGTATCGAAGAGCTGAAACATGGAGCCTTAATTTGGAAGCAGTCAATACAAAAGAACATACAAAGTCAAATTTTCTCTGAACCTCAAG GGAAGCGGTATATCCTTGCCCTTGGAGAAATTTACAGAGTAGTTGAAGTTCTTGGAGCCTCAACCAAGCTTTACAAGCCATGGATACTTTTATCTTCTGGTGATGCCAGTCTCTTGGTTGGTCTTCTAAGTGAGTGTTATAGTATATGGTCAAGTTCAGGACTTGAAGATGCTCTCAAGAGTATTTCTGATCACATTGATTTTGAGTATGATGGAACTATAAAGGCACTGCTGGAATCTATCAACTATATTCATAATATTGATGCACTTGCTCTTCAAAACCATGTTTTCTCTGGACAACCTATGTGTCGTTTGTCGGCCTTAACTGCAGGAACAGTGCCAG GCTTGAAGCTAGTGGTTTGGAATGGGGAGCACTACTTTCTTACTCTTGCAAACTTGTGGGCAAATCTTATAAGTTGTGATTCTCCTAAGTTGCCACGAATTCACGGTAGCTTATGA